The Streptosporangiales bacterium genome contains a region encoding:
- a CDS encoding aryldialkylphosphatase has protein sequence MAGRHRDGPVPQPIVRTVLGDVDPDALGHTQPHEHLLIDLRRPRSKRATASERALDEAPITLENYYYVRRHHTSADLQLFDRDVAVEELARYVAAGGGTIVDATSIGLGRDPHGLADIARRSGVHVVMGAGFYFRDYHPADVATATQYELTAEIVADVRTGVGDTGIRSGVIGEIGLSHPLHADEAKVLRAACAAQRETGAALMIHPGRDPRSPLEALDVVAAEGVDQARVIMSHIERTVFSTADIRAIADRGCYVAFDLFGQESSYYALAPIDMPNDATRVDYIVDLVAHGHGDRVLVSQDICHKSNMTTYGGEGFAHILDHVVPLMRRKGIDDAGIAAITVTNPARAIAFPG, from the coding sequence GTGGCCGGCCGTCATAGGGATGGTCCTGTGCCGCAGCCCATCGTCCGCACCGTTCTCGGCGACGTCGACCCAGATGCGCTCGGCCACACCCAGCCGCACGAGCACCTGCTCATCGACCTGCGCCGGCCGCGGAGCAAGCGCGCGACGGCGTCCGAGCGGGCGCTGGACGAAGCGCCCATCACGTTGGAGAACTACTACTACGTGCGGCGGCACCATACCTCCGCCGACCTGCAGCTGTTCGACCGGGACGTGGCGGTCGAGGAGCTGGCCAGGTACGTAGCCGCAGGCGGCGGCACGATCGTGGACGCCACCAGCATCGGGCTCGGCCGCGACCCGCACGGGCTGGCGGACATCGCCCGGCGCAGCGGCGTGCACGTGGTGATGGGCGCCGGCTTCTACTTCCGCGACTACCACCCTGCCGACGTCGCGACGGCGACGCAGTACGAGCTCACCGCGGAGATCGTCGCGGACGTACGCACCGGCGTCGGCGACACGGGGATCCGGTCCGGCGTGATCGGCGAGATCGGGCTCAGCCATCCGTTGCACGCGGACGAGGCGAAGGTGCTGCGTGCCGCGTGCGCGGCACAGCGCGAGACCGGCGCGGCGCTGATGATCCACCCAGGTCGCGACCCGCGGTCACCGCTCGAGGCGCTGGACGTCGTCGCCGCGGAGGGCGTCGACCAGGCGCGGGTGATCATGAGCCACATCGAGCGCACGGTCTTCTCCACCGCGGACATCAGAGCCATCGCCGACCGCGGCTGCTACGTCGCGTTCGACCTGTTCGGGCAGGAGTCGAGCTACTACGCGCTCGCGCCGATCGACATGCCCAACGACGCCACCCGGGTCGACTACATCGTCGACCTGGTCGCGCACGGCCACGGCGACCGGGTGCTCGTGTCGCAGGACATCTGCCACAAGTCGAACATGACGACGTACGGCGGTGAGGGGTTCGCGCACATCCTCGACCACGTGGTGCCGCTGATGCGGCGGAAGGGGATCGACGACGCGGGGATCGCCGCGATCACCGTCACCAACCCGGCCCGCGCCATCGCCTTCCCCGGTTGA
- a CDS encoding acyl-CoA dehydrogenase: MDFGYDDRTEELRGKLEAFMTERVYPAESVFAEQVAAAGDRWRRPPVVEELKAEARSRGLWNLFYPGPEGAGLTSLQYAPLAEITGRSPHLAPEALNCSAPDTGNMELLHDFGSAEQQEKWLAPLLAGEIRSAFCMTEPDVASSDATNIASTIERDGGEYVVTGHKWWSTGAMAPDCQVFIVMGRTDPDAEKHRQQSMVLVPRDTAGVNVVRGMEVFGYDDGPHGGHAEIVFDRARVPAANLIGGEGDGFAVAQARLGPGRIHHCMRALGMAERAVELMCLRVTSRKAFGRPLADQGVVQEWIAEARVRIEQLRLLVLKTAWLMDTVGNKGAHTEIQAIKIATPSAVEWVLDKAIQAHGAGGLSQDFLLAQLWAGVRTLRIVDGPDEVHRRSLARRELRKYAQESR; encoded by the coding sequence ATGGACTTCGGGTACGACGACCGTACCGAGGAGCTGCGCGGCAAGCTCGAAGCGTTCATGACCGAACGCGTCTATCCGGCCGAGTCGGTCTTCGCCGAACAGGTGGCTGCCGCGGGTGACAGGTGGCGGCGCCCGCCGGTCGTCGAGGAGCTGAAGGCCGAGGCCCGCAGCCGCGGGCTGTGGAACCTTTTCTACCCCGGCCCCGAGGGCGCCGGGCTCACCAGCCTGCAGTACGCGCCGCTGGCGGAGATCACCGGCCGCAGTCCGCACCTCGCGCCCGAGGCGCTCAACTGCAGTGCCCCGGACACCGGCAACATGGAGCTGCTGCACGACTTCGGCTCGGCGGAGCAGCAGGAGAAGTGGCTCGCCCCGCTGCTTGCCGGCGAGATCCGGTCCGCGTTCTGCATGACCGAGCCGGACGTCGCCTCGTCGGACGCGACCAACATCGCCAGCACGATCGAGCGCGACGGCGGCGAGTACGTCGTCACCGGGCACAAGTGGTGGTCGACGGGCGCGATGGCGCCGGACTGCCAGGTGTTCATCGTGATGGGCCGCACCGACCCGGACGCGGAGAAGCACCGGCAGCAGAGCATGGTGCTCGTGCCACGCGACACCGCGGGCGTGAACGTCGTACGCGGCATGGAGGTGTTCGGCTACGACGACGGCCCGCACGGCGGGCACGCGGAGATCGTGTTCGACCGTGCCAGGGTGCCGGCCGCCAACCTGATCGGCGGCGAGGGTGACGGGTTCGCCGTCGCGCAGGCGCGCCTCGGGCCCGGCCGCATCCACCACTGCATGCGCGCGCTCGGCATGGCCGAGCGCGCCGTCGAGCTGATGTGCCTGCGGGTCACCTCGCGCAAGGCGTTCGGCCGGCCGCTGGCCGACCAGGGGGTCGTGCAGGAGTGGATCGCCGAGGCCAGGGTGCGGATCGAACAGCTGCGGCTGCTGGTGCTGAAGACCGCGTGGCTGATGGACACCGTGGGCAACAAGGGCGCGCACACGGAGATCCAGGCAATCAAGATCGCCACCCCTTCGGCCGTGGAGTGGGTGCTCGACAAGGCGATCCAGGCGCACGGCGCCGGCGGCCTGTCGCAGGACTTCCTGCTCGCGCAGCTGTGGGCGGGCGTACGTACGCTCCGCATCGTGGACGGCCCGGACGAGGTGCACCGGCGGTCGCTCGCCCGCAGGGAGCTGCGCAAGTACGCGCAGGAGTCGCGATGA
- a CDS encoding uroporphyrinogen-III synthase produces MTNPSVSVVEPSGADEPGPEPLAGFSVGVTAARRAEELGNLLERRGATVLHAPAIRIVPLADDTELLAAIRAVVAEPPDVVVASTGIGFRGWVEAADAWGLTEPLLDALRSATVLTRGPKAKGAVRAAGITEAWSPPSESSTEVLDHLLTDGVDGKRIAVQLHGEPLPDFCAALELAGADVVTVPVYRWVGPVDTAPLDRMVDAVITRALDAVTFTSAPAAASLLAHADAGGCGELMVGALRHDVLAMCVGPVTAGPLEARDIPTVWPARARIGAMVRRLAEELPARARSLPVAGHTVELRGRAVVLDGELKPLAPASIALLRELARRPGEVVSRARLLTALPGGGDDEHAVEMAVARLRSSLGVSGLVQTIVKRGYRLALEPGDCDG; encoded by the coding sequence ATGACGAACCCTTCGGTATCCGTCGTCGAGCCGAGCGGTGCGGACGAGCCCGGGCCCGAACCGCTGGCCGGGTTCAGCGTCGGCGTGACCGCGGCGCGGCGCGCGGAGGAGCTCGGCAACCTGCTGGAGCGGCGCGGCGCGACCGTGCTGCACGCGCCGGCGATCCGGATCGTGCCGCTTGCCGACGACACCGAGCTGCTCGCTGCGATCCGCGCCGTCGTCGCCGAGCCGCCTGACGTCGTGGTCGCCTCCACCGGCATCGGGTTCCGCGGCTGGGTGGAGGCGGCGGACGCGTGGGGGCTCACCGAGCCGCTGCTCGACGCGCTGCGCAGCGCCACCGTGCTGACCCGTGGCCCGAAGGCGAAGGGGGCGGTACGGGCAGCCGGCATCACCGAGGCGTGGTCGCCGCCGTCCGAGTCGTCCACCGAGGTGCTCGACCACCTGCTCACCGACGGCGTGGACGGCAAGCGCATCGCCGTACAGCTGCACGGCGAGCCGCTGCCCGACTTCTGTGCTGCGCTGGAGCTGGCCGGCGCCGACGTCGTGACCGTCCCCGTATACCGCTGGGTCGGTCCGGTCGACACCGCGCCGCTTGACCGGATGGTGGACGCCGTGATCACCCGTGCGCTCGACGCCGTGACGTTCACCAGCGCGCCGGCGGCGGCGAGCCTGCTCGCGCACGCGGACGCCGGCGGATGCGGCGAGCTGATGGTCGGCGCGCTGCGGCACGACGTGCTGGCGATGTGCGTCGGCCCGGTGACCGCAGGACCGTTGGAGGCCCGCGACATCCCCACCGTCTGGCCCGCTCGGGCCCGCATCGGGGCGATGGTGCGCCGGCTGGCCGAGGAGCTACCGGCCCGCGCGCGGTCGTTGCCTGTGGCCGGCCACACGGTGGAGCTACGCGGGCGTGCGGTCGTGCTTGACGGTGAGCTGAAGCCGTTGGCGCCGGCGTCGATCGCGCTGCTGCGCGAGCTGGCCCGCCGCCCCGGCGAGGTGGTGTCGCGTGCACGGCTGTTGACCGCCCTGCCCGGCGGTGGCGACGACGAGCACGCGGTGGAGATGGCCGTCGCCAGGTTGCGCTCGTCGCTTGGCGTCTCCGGCCTCGTGCAGACGATCGTGAAGCGCGGTTACCGGCTCGCCCTCGAACCCGGCGACTGCGACGGCTGA
- a CDS encoding phosphotransferase, with product MATGDLDTATLRDFLADRRPELADGPLTAELITGGKSNLTYVVTDGSRRWILRRPPLGHVLATAHDMAREYRVLAALAGTAVPVPEVLLLNDDAEPLGAPFYLMSEVRGTVYRSAAETDQLGAERARALSFQLVDVLADLHVIDPASVGLADFGRPDGFLERQVRRWRMQLDASRSRELPELDELHGLLAGSVPATGRHSIVHGDYRLDNTIVDDEDRIAAVVDWEMATLGDPLADLGLLCVYWDAYEEVPHSPLQGGITREAGFPAAHELVDRYAVRSGADLADWPWYLAFGHFKLAVIAEGIHYRDLQGKTVGAGFDRMGDAVLPLARYGLTALTATP from the coding sequence ATGGCCACCGGCGACCTTGACACGGCGACGCTGCGCGACTTCCTGGCCGACCGCCGGCCGGAGCTGGCCGACGGGCCGCTCACCGCCGAGCTGATCACCGGGGGCAAGTCCAACCTGACGTACGTCGTCACCGACGGCAGCCGGCGCTGGATCCTGCGGCGGCCACCGCTCGGGCACGTGCTCGCCACCGCGCACGACATGGCCCGCGAGTACCGGGTGCTCGCCGCCCTTGCCGGCACCGCCGTACCGGTACCCGAGGTGCTGCTGCTCAACGACGACGCGGAGCCGCTCGGTGCGCCGTTCTACCTGATGAGCGAGGTGCGCGGCACCGTATACCGCAGTGCAGCGGAGACCGACCAGCTCGGCGCCGAGCGTGCCAGGGCGCTGTCGTTCCAGCTCGTCGACGTGCTCGCCGACCTGCACGTCATCGACCCTGCGAGCGTGGGGCTGGCCGACTTCGGCCGGCCGGACGGTTTCCTCGAACGGCAGGTGCGGCGGTGGCGCATGCAGCTGGACGCGTCGCGCAGCCGGGAGCTGCCCGAGCTGGACGAGCTGCACGGCCTGCTCGCCGGGTCGGTGCCGGCCACCGGGCGGCACTCGATCGTGCACGGCGACTACCGGCTGGACAACACCATCGTGGACGACGAGGACCGGATCGCCGCGGTCGTCGACTGGGAGATGGCCACGCTCGGTGACCCGCTCGCCGACCTCGGCCTGCTGTGCGTCTACTGGGACGCCTACGAGGAGGTGCCGCACAGTCCGCTGCAGGGCGGCATCACCAGGGAGGCTGGCTTCCCCGCTGCGCACGAGCTGGTGGATCGGTACGCCGTACGCAGCGGCGCCGACCTCGCCGACTGGCCCTGGTACCTGGCGTTCGGGCACTTCAAGCTCGCGGTGATCGCCGAGGGCATCCACTACCGCGACCTGCAGGGCAAGACCGTAGGCGCCGGGTTCGACCGGATGGGCGATGCGGTGCTACCGCTCGCCAGGTACGGGCTCACCGCGCTCACCGCTACGCCGTAG
- the nirD gene encoding nitrite reductase small subunit NirD yields MTVMIERRQWTTGCALTQLQPERGVAVLLPDGSQAAVFRTHDGTVYALDNVDPACGAAVLSRGIVGDRGGVPTVTSPMLKHVYELASGRCLTDDSLAVDVVPVRVRGDEVQVAYAGERALPMAG; encoded by the coding sequence ATGACGGTGATGATCGAACGGCGGCAGTGGACTACCGGCTGCGCGCTGACACAGCTGCAGCCGGAGCGCGGTGTCGCGGTGTTGCTGCCCGACGGCAGCCAGGCCGCGGTGTTCCGCACTCACGACGGCACCGTGTACGCCCTCGACAACGTCGACCCCGCGTGCGGGGCGGCGGTGCTGTCCCGCGGCATCGTCGGTGACCGCGGCGGCGTGCCGACGGTCACGTCGCCCATGCTCAAGCACGTGTACGAGCTGGCCAGCGGGCGTTGCCTCACCGACGACTCGCTGGCGGTGGACGTCGTTCCGGTCCGGGTGCGTGGCGACGAGGTGCAGGTGGCGTACGCTGGCGAGCGCGCTCTGCCGATGGCGGGATAG
- a CDS encoding NAD(P)/FAD-dependent oxidoreductase — MSSDPRRVAVVGYGMAGARFAEEVRRHDPDARRVQLTVFGAEPHRAYNRVLLSAALAGGLDPDDLYLHGPDWALRHQVDVRCNVGVRAVEPAGRHLVLDDGTVVGYDDLVLATGSQPWLPPVDGLTTAYGELAGGVTAFRDLDDCRALRAAAGQGRTYAVLGGGLLGLEAARGLAASGADVTVVHPVGHLMERQLDVTAGRLLHDQLTGLGVQVRLSVTATGWLPGHGLELSDGSWLGADSVVVSAGVRARTSLARRARLAVERGVVVDDRLTTSDPHIHAIGDCAQHRGETGALVQPAWEQAAVLAARLTGADPAATYEGTPVVTRLKASNLDLTSLGEAHADNDEHTEAVRLEDPRRGRYGKLVLREDRVVGAIMLGLPDAAANIVRLYDAGDPAPADRMALLLGRAMPAEVAPALPAPKEVVCHCNTVTMGRLTEAWQAGACTTADLTTATRATTGCGGCRSQVEAITVALEEAERKEAAA, encoded by the coding sequence ATGAGCAGTGATCCCCGACGGGTGGCCGTCGTTGGCTACGGCATGGCGGGCGCGCGGTTCGCCGAGGAGGTGCGCCGGCACGACCCGGACGCGCGCCGGGTGCAGCTGACCGTCTTCGGCGCAGAGCCGCACCGGGCGTACAACCGGGTGCTGCTTTCTGCGGCGCTCGCCGGTGGCCTGGACCCGGACGACCTCTACCTGCACGGGCCCGACTGGGCGCTGCGGCACCAGGTGGACGTGCGCTGCAACGTGGGCGTGCGCGCCGTAGAACCCGCGGGCCGGCACCTGGTGCTGGACGACGGCACGGTGGTCGGCTACGACGACCTGGTGCTCGCCACCGGCAGCCAGCCGTGGCTGCCGCCGGTCGACGGGCTCACCACGGCGTACGGCGAGCTGGCCGGCGGCGTCACCGCCTTCCGCGACCTGGACGACTGCCGCGCCTTGCGCGCCGCGGCCGGCCAGGGCCGGACGTACGCGGTGCTCGGAGGTGGGCTGCTCGGCCTCGAGGCCGCGCGCGGGTTGGCCGCAAGCGGCGCCGACGTGACGGTCGTGCACCCGGTCGGACACCTGATGGAACGCCAGCTCGACGTCACCGCAGGGCGGCTGCTGCACGACCAGCTCACCGGGCTCGGCGTGCAGGTGCGGCTGAGCGTCACGGCGACCGGATGGTTGCCCGGCCACGGCCTGGAGCTCTCCGACGGCAGCTGGCTGGGCGCCGACAGCGTGGTCGTGTCGGCGGGCGTGCGAGCCCGTACCAGCCTCGCGCGGCGGGCGCGGCTGGCCGTCGAGCGGGGCGTCGTGGTGGACGACCGGTTGACGACGTCCGACCCGCACATCCACGCGATCGGCGACTGCGCGCAGCACCGCGGCGAGACCGGCGCGCTCGTCCAGCCGGCGTGGGAGCAGGCTGCCGTGCTCGCCGCCAGGCTGACCGGCGCCGACCCGGCCGCTACGTACGAGGGCACGCCTGTCGTCACCCGGCTGAAGGCCAGCAACCTCGACCTCACCAGCCTCGGCGAGGCACACGCCGACAACGACGAGCACACCGAGGCCGTGCGGTTGGAGGACCCGCGGCGCGGGCGCTACGGCAAGCTCGTGCTGCGCGAGGACCGCGTCGTCGGCGCCATCATGCTCGGCCTGCCGGACGCCGCGGCGAACATCGTGCGGCTGTACGACGCCGGCGACCCGGCACCCGCCGACCGGATGGCGCTGTTGCTCGGCCGGGCGATGCCGGCCGAGGTGGCGCCCGCGCTGCCCGCGCCGAAAGAGGTGGTGTGCCACTGCAACACGGTCACCATGGGCCGGCTCACCGAGGCCTGGCAGGCCGGCGCGTGCACGACCGCCGACCTCACGACGGCGACCAGGGCGACCACCGGCTGCGGCGGCTGCCGCTCCCAGGTGGAGGCGATCACCGTCGCACTCGAGGAGGCCGAGCGGAAGGAGGCTGCCGCATGA
- the nirB gene encoding nitrite reductase large subunit produces the protein MKQLVVIGQGMVGHRLVEALRARDEAGSWQVTALAEEPRPAYDRVALSSYFDGKSETDLRLPAFDPADPLVGLRLGDPATAIDRANRTVTTASGAVHGYDALVLATGSRPFVPPVDGADTEGCFVYRTIDDLDAIQAAADGARRGVVVGGGLLGLEAANALVALGLETHVVEFASRLMPMQVDEGGGALLGRIVTELGVTVHCDRAGKAIQPGADGRVRQLVMSDGTELSTDLVVFSAGVRPRDELAAAAGLPLGDRGGVVVDGGCGTADPSIYAVGECAAVDGRTYGLVAPGYAMAEVVVDRLLGGAAEFPGADTATKLKLLGVDVASFGDAHAREQDALEVVLNDPVAGTYAKLVVSDDARTLLGGVLVGDASQYATLRPLVGSALPADPAALIAPAGGQPAGSGIAALPDEAQICSCNAVTKGDILTAVGEHECTDVPSIKACTRAGTSCGSCVPALGQLLDHAGVETSRALCEHFDYSRAELFEIVAVTGHTTFSGLVEAYGRGRGCDICKPAVASILASQGNGHILAGEQAALQDTNDHFLANLQRNGTYSVVPRIPGGEIRPEQLLVIAQVAQDFGLYTKITGGQRIDMFGARVEQLPEIWRRLVDAGFESGHAYGKALRTVKSCVGSTWCRYGVQDSVTMAIDLELRYRGLRAPHKIKLGVSGCARECAEAQSKDVGVIATENGWNLYVGGNGGFRPRHADLFAHDLDYETLVTYIDRFLMLYVRTADRLQRTASWIEQLDGGLDHLRAVIVDDSLGICADLDAAMQRHVASYEDEWRAVLDDPEKLTRFVSFVNAPHEPDPSIEFSVERDQRIPTRVPVDLGVPDVPRGSQPVSPRR, from the coding sequence ATGAAACAACTCGTTGTGATCGGGCAGGGGATGGTCGGCCACCGGTTGGTGGAGGCGCTGCGCGCACGGGACGAGGCGGGCAGCTGGCAGGTCACCGCGCTCGCCGAGGAGCCGCGCCCCGCGTACGACCGGGTGGCGCTGTCGTCGTACTTCGACGGCAAGAGCGAGACGGACCTGCGGCTGCCGGCGTTCGACCCGGCCGACCCGCTCGTCGGCCTGCGGCTCGGCGACCCGGCCACCGCCATCGACCGGGCGAACCGCACGGTGACGACGGCGTCGGGCGCCGTACACGGCTACGACGCGCTGGTGCTGGCCACCGGGTCGCGGCCGTTCGTACCGCCGGTGGACGGCGCGGACACCGAAGGGTGCTTCGTCTACCGCACCATCGACGACCTGGACGCCATCCAAGCCGCGGCCGACGGCGCGCGCCGCGGCGTGGTGGTCGGCGGCGGGCTGCTCGGCCTGGAGGCGGCGAACGCGCTGGTCGCGCTCGGCCTGGAGACGCACGTGGTGGAGTTCGCGTCGCGGCTGATGCCGATGCAGGTGGACGAGGGCGGCGGTGCGCTGCTCGGCCGGATAGTCACCGAGCTGGGCGTCACCGTGCACTGCGACCGCGCCGGCAAGGCGATCCAGCCCGGCGCGGACGGCCGGGTGCGGCAGCTCGTAATGTCCGACGGCACCGAGCTCTCCACCGACCTGGTCGTCTTCTCCGCCGGCGTGCGGCCGCGCGACGAGCTGGCCGCCGCGGCCGGTCTGCCGCTCGGTGACCGCGGCGGGGTCGTCGTCGACGGTGGCTGCGGCACTGCGGACCCGTCCATCTACGCGGTCGGCGAGTGCGCCGCCGTGGACGGCCGCACGTACGGTCTGGTCGCGCCCGGCTACGCGATGGCCGAGGTGGTCGTCGACCGGCTGCTCGGCGGCGCGGCCGAGTTCCCCGGCGCGGACACGGCCACCAAGCTCAAGCTGCTCGGCGTGGACGTGGCCAGCTTCGGCGACGCGCACGCACGCGAGCAGGACGCGCTCGAGGTCGTGCTGAACGACCCGGTGGCGGGTACGTACGCGAAGCTCGTGGTCTCCGACGACGCCCGTACGCTGCTCGGCGGCGTGCTGGTCGGGGACGCGTCGCAGTACGCGACGCTGCGGCCGCTTGTGGGTTCGGCGCTGCCTGCCGACCCGGCCGCGCTGATCGCCCCCGCCGGCGGCCAGCCCGCCGGCAGCGGCATCGCCGCGTTGCCGGACGAGGCCCAGATCTGCTCGTGCAACGCGGTGACCAAGGGAGACATCCTCACCGCCGTCGGCGAGCACGAGTGCACCGACGTGCCGTCGATCAAGGCCTGCACGCGCGCCGGCACCAGCTGCGGCAGCTGCGTCCCTGCGCTCGGCCAGCTGCTCGACCACGCGGGCGTCGAGACGTCCAGGGCGCTGTGTGAGCACTTCGACTACTCGCGGGCTGAGCTGTTCGAGATCGTCGCGGTCACCGGGCACACCACGTTCTCCGGGCTGGTCGAGGCGTACGGGCGGGGTCGCGGCTGCGACATCTGCAAGCCCGCCGTCGCGTCCATCCTCGCCTCGCAGGGCAACGGGCACATCCTCGCCGGCGAGCAGGCCGCGCTGCAGGACACCAACGACCACTTCCTCGCCAACCTGCAGCGCAACGGCACGTACTCGGTGGTGCCGCGAATACCGGGCGGCGAGATCAGGCCGGAGCAGCTCCTCGTGATCGCGCAGGTGGCGCAGGACTTCGGCCTGTACACGAAGATCACCGGCGGCCAGCGCATCGACATGTTCGGTGCGCGGGTGGAGCAGCTGCCGGAGATCTGGCGCCGGCTGGTGGACGCGGGCTTCGAGTCCGGGCACGCGTACGGCAAGGCGTTGCGAACGGTGAAGTCCTGCGTCGGCTCCACCTGGTGCAGGTACGGCGTGCAGGACTCCGTGACCATGGCCATCGACCTGGAGCTGCGCTACCGGGGCCTGCGCGCGCCGCACAAGATCAAGCTCGGTGTCTCCGGGTGTGCGCGGGAGTGCGCGGAGGCCCAGTCGAAGGACGTCGGCGTGATCGCCACCGAGAACGGCTGGAACCTGTACGTCGGCGGCAACGGCGGCTTCCGCCCCAGGCACGCCGACCTGTTCGCGCACGACCTCGACTACGAGACGCTGGTCACGTACATCGACCGCTTCCTCATGCTGTACGTCCGCACGGCCGACCGGCTGCAACGCACGGCGAGCTGGATCGAGCAGCTGGACGGCGGCCTCGACCACCTGCGGGCCGTGATCGTCGACGACAGCCTGGGCATATGTGCCGATCTGGACGCGGCCATGCAGCGCCACGTAGCCTCGTACGAAGACGAGTGGCGTGCGGTGCTTGACGACCCGGAGAAACTGACCCGGTTCGTGTCGTTCGTGAACGCGCCGCACGAGCCCGACCCGTCGATCGAGTTCAGCGTCGAACGCGACCAGCGCATTCCGACTCGCGTACCCGTGGACCTCGGCGTACCCGACGTACCTCGCGGATCTCAGCCGGTCTCTCCACGGAGGTGA
- the fahA gene encoding fumarylacetoacetase has product MAVPEGSPYGLDNLPYGVFAPPGGAPRVGVRVADSVVDLAATLGDDVFAQPSLNPFLAQGRARWLEVRRRVTDLVAGELPGGAVHPVAGVTLQLPFEVADFVDFYASEHHAANLGRLFRPDSPPLLPNWKHLPVGYHGRAGTVVVSGTDIARPSGQCKAPDENAPSYGPSRRLDVEAELGFVVGVGSSLGTPVRCADFAEHVFGAVLVNDWSARDIQAWEYVPLGPFLGKSFATSISPWVVPLDALAAARIARPPQQPEPLPYLREDPWGLDVDFLVEWNGTQVSRPPYREMYWSPAQMLAHLTVGGASTRTGDLYASGTVSGARRDQAGAFVELTWGGTEPVTVAGERRTFLEDGDEVVISATAPAAGGGRLGLGEVRGRIVPAR; this is encoded by the coding sequence ATGGCGGTACCCGAGGGTTCGCCGTACGGGCTCGACAACCTGCCGTACGGCGTGTTCGCGCCGCCTGGCGGCGCGCCGCGGGTGGGCGTACGGGTCGCGGACTCGGTGGTCGACCTCGCGGCCACGCTCGGCGACGACGTCTTCGCGCAGCCGTCGCTGAACCCGTTCCTGGCGCAGGGCAGGGCGCGCTGGCTGGAGGTGCGGCGACGCGTCACCGACCTGGTCGCCGGCGAGCTGCCCGGCGGCGCGGTGCACCCGGTGGCCGGCGTGACGCTCCAGCTGCCGTTCGAGGTGGCCGACTTCGTGGACTTCTACGCCTCCGAGCACCACGCCGCCAACCTCGGCCGGCTGTTCCGCCCGGACTCCCCGCCGCTGCTGCCGAACTGGAAGCACCTGCCGGTCGGCTACCACGGCCGGGCCGGCACCGTCGTCGTCTCCGGCACGGACATCGCCAGGCCGTCCGGGCAGTGCAAGGCGCCGGACGAGAACGCGCCCAGCTACGGCCCGAGCCGGCGGCTGGACGTCGAGGCGGAGCTCGGCTTCGTCGTCGGCGTCGGTTCGTCGCTCGGCACCCCCGTCCGCTGCGCCGACTTCGCCGAGCACGTGTTCGGGGCGGTGCTGGTCAACGACTGGTCCGCGCGCGACATCCAGGCCTGGGAGTACGTGCCGCTCGGCCCGTTCCTCGGCAAGAGCTTCGCCACCTCGATCTCGCCTTGGGTGGTGCCGCTCGACGCGCTGGCCGCCGCCAGGATCGCGCGGCCGCCGCAGCAGCCGGAGCCGCTGCCGTACCTGCGTGAGGATCCGTGGGGTCTGGACGTCGACTTCCTGGTCGAGTGGAACGGCACGCAGGTCAGCCGGCCGCCGTACCGCGAGATGTACTGGTCGCCTGCTCAGATGCTCGCGCACCTGACGGTGGGCGGCGCGTCCACCCGAACCGGCGACCTGTACGCGTCCGGCACGGTCTCGGGTGCGCGGCGTGACCAGGCCGGTGCGTTCGTCGAGCTCACCTGGGGTGGCACGGAGCCGGTGACGGTCGCCGGCGAGCGGCGTACGTTCCTCGAGGACGGCGACGAGGTGGTCATCTCCGCCACCGCGCCTGCGGCCGGCGGTGGCCGGCTCGGGCTCGGCGAAGTACGTGGCCGGATCGTCCCCGCACGATAG